The DNA sequence taattacaaaaatgGGAACCTTGCTCTTTGAAGACAGTCCCAATCTAGATCAGAGACTATAAAGTTAGGAACACCTTCCGAGATTGATGAAGTACGAGTAGCAAAGGCATGTTTTGCTAACTTGTCTGCAACTATGTTTGTTTCTCTACAGTAATGAGATGACTCCCAAAGAGTGTTGTCCAAATAGCTTTTGAAAAATAGCCATGATCGCTGAAAGCTCCATGgaattttctgatttttatgCAGGTCACCACTGATTGTGAATCACATACAATCCATAACTTGGCAAACCTTTTTCTAGAAGCAAACCTGATGCCATAAAAAAATCCTACAAATTCCGCCAAAAAGTTTGATCCAACTCCTTCATAAATAACAAAGCACCCTAAGCTATTTCCCCTTCTCCTCTAAAGATGCCACTAGCTCCCGAACGTCCTAGGTTTCTAAGAGAACACCCATCAATATTCAACTTAATAAATTCATCTACTAGAGCATTCCAAAATAGTTCTCGAATAAGATACTTTAAGCTTTTTGGAAAGGAGAAGATCACCCAATGACTTTATTTGGGAAGGAACCAGATACATAGTCATTGAGATCCCTCAAAATATCTTGCTCCATCAATCCCACCGGTTTGAGATTATTATTAAATCTCCTTCTGTTTCGCTCTGACCAAATCTGAAAATGAACGATAATAACCCGGGGAAGCCATATCATATTAGAATAATATGATAATCCCACCAGTctgagattattattattaactgaTTAAAGTTACGTAATGCTTAATTTGTCCTTTTTTTGTGGGGGAACTAAACTGCCCAATGACTTTAACTACACCTACAAACGATTCTTGAACCACTACAAGAAAAGGGGGAATGAAAAGGGGTACCTTTGAGACACAAATGTGAAACACGAGAGTCAATCCTTTAATTTTAGGGTGAGTGGTGGCAGCGCTTAAGCGTCTGCTTCATATAAACACCACATGTAATTTATACCATTGATCTTTTGATAATTAATTTAAGCCGTCGATTGCCCTCATGCCTCTATTAGGGCATTTTGCTTCTACATCTGATTCCCTGTTTTGTACGAAAACTTTTGTTTCACATCTCTCTTAATCCTCTGGTCAATGTAGAGCCGGACCATTTTTCACCAGCCGGCAACGGAAGGATGGTTGGAATGGACAGAGGAGATGGAGTTGAGGAAGCCATGGATGATGCGCTTTTGGGAATTCTGCCACCAGTCATACCAGATAGGAGGATGGGTCCCATATGGTACCTGAGGTGAACGAACTCGGAGGAGCCCTCGTACTTCTTGGAGCCACCGAACTCGAGGTTAGCTATGGTGTTGGCTACGGTATTTGTTTGTTGATTTGGCCATGGAAGCCACCCGACAACAGGAATGGCACTatggagaaggaagaggaagaggaagagagaagtgGTGGCAAAGGGGAGAAGCGCCGACGACACCGGTGGCGTTGGGCAGAGGATAGTGGCCAGAGTAATGCGATGGTATCAGGTAGTGCCGGTGGAAAAGGGGTTTCAACTAGTTTCTCATCCTGTTAACAGAAGACGAGGGTGAAGCATAAGTACCTAAAACCCAATTGGGAAGGTAAACGGGAATAACAAGTAATAAGTTGAAAAGAATATACGATTCAGATTATGTCACATACGATCAATGGTCAAAACTTATGACCCTAACGCGTTGTTTAAATATAGATTATCGGTGAAAAAATCCAACCCATGACGTTGAAAGTTCAATTATATAGAAAAATCAGTGAAGGACAGTAAGATATCACCCGAGCAACAGTTTTCCTCTTGGTCCGCAATCTCTTTTAGAACCTCACATACCCATAACTCTGTCAGTGCCCCAAAGTAAGCAGTAATATGCATGCCCTTTTCCTTACAGAACTCTCTCAGCTTCTTCTGCTGCCAAACTTGGTTCATCGCCACCTTATAGAAACAAACAATACATATATAACCTTCTCTCAGCTTTTCATGGTGAGTATTACTGCACCATGGTTTGGAAGTGATGAAAAGCTCATCTCTGGATTTGATGAAGCCCAAGCTTTGGGCTTCGTTGATGGTTTCTCCAAGAGGCTGCTCTGACTTATATGGAGCAGCTGAGTCGAAGCGCCTGTAACCGAGTTTGATTGCTTTGAGAATGGCTGACTTCATAGTTTCAGAAGCATTGAAGGGATACTCTGCTGTGCCCATTCCAAGGGAGGGAATGCCAGGGTCTGTGGAACCCAAGGATATCTCTGGAATGCTTCCCATCTCTTCTGCTATGTGATGCTCTGCTATAAAACAAGCCTTATTATGTTGCTATATAGAAATATATTACCGTTACTTGTATCCTCACATTATGGGTAGTATGGTTTCCCATGGCTGATGATCAGATAAGTGGGCAAGCATACTGTACTTTTTTTGTGGTGTTGACGTTGAAAAGCGAATTTCCAATTTTTAAGTAGGCCTAGCTTTTCGGAGCTGCTCCCAACTCACACTATGGTGGAGGAGGTGCCATGAAGATCTAGGAGTGTGGTCCAACACCTCTACTTTCATCATAGATCTCATAAAACTTcaatcgccaccaaaatatgtcgcaGCGGGTCAATAATTCAAGACGAACTTAACAAATGTTTATTAAAGCTCTATACCTAACTATTATCCATGTAATATAggcatttgaaaattaaaagcacttaattattcattaatacgttttttttcataaataattcTTTAAGAGAGAGTTCTCTAATCAAGAGCCATAGGAGATTTCACCAATGAGGAACAACGAAATAGTTTTTTGAAACAAGAGGGATGGAGAGGGCATTTCATGTAAGGGGGGGAAAAGGTTGGTGATTCTGGTGGGAGATCTATCCCAGAAGCAACTTGTTCCCTTTATAGCTTGCCAGAGTCAAAGGTCATATCATGATCTTTTGGTTTGGTGGAAGAGCAAGGCAAAAGAAGCTCCCCTTGAGGAGGTGCGACTAGCTGGTAGCGTTCTGGTGCCCTTTTTCTTGTGGCAACAAAGAAATGCGAGGTGGTTCGAGAGTGTTGAGCTACGTGAAGATCTGATTTTGAAACGGATTTTGACCGCTTTTAGATTTCAAATCCCATCGCTTCATACAAATTCTTCTTTAGGTGCTCTTTTGTGTTCTATGCGTATTGGAATCTCTATTAATTGTTCCTCGCCAAGGTCAGTATTTTTCAGAAGTTTTCTGGTGTGCTTCTCAACCATCTTGGTTTAAACTAAATATGGACGGATGATCGCTAGGGAATGCAGGAAGATCAGGGCAGGGAGTGTGATAAGGGATGAAGAAGCAAAGGTGATTTCTTCTTTTAGTTCCTTTCTcgaaattaaatcaaattatgAGGCTGAATTTATGGCTTTGGTGAAAGGGTTGAAGATGGTTAGAGATTTGGGAATCAATAACTTTTGGGTGAAAAGTGATTCAATAGCAGTGACGGTGGCAGTGTATAATTCTTCAATTCCGTAGTGTATAATGCAAGACTGGTTTGTATGCAGTATTTATTAGCTTTCATCCAATGGAAGCTCACGCATTGTTTTAGAGAAGCTAATCCAATAGTAGACTACTTGGCAAAATTGGCTACAAAAAATGGGGCCTCCTCAATTATGCTTCTTTTCCCAGCGAAAATCTATGAGGAGTTGGGGTGGATGCTCAACAGAGACCTCGTTTCCATTGCATATgatgtttttgtattttccattTATGGGTAACCTTCTCcactgctgatggcaatgccgaaggtgaagGAAAAAGGTGCAGCCATCTGTTGGTATTCTTGGAGGCCTTGCTAATCACCTTCCTGTATAGCTTCTACTTCTCAATTttgcatccatttttttttttcttttctatttttaatataaatgaccttttagcgaaaaaaattaaatccaaaATTTATATACAAAACCAGATAAATAACTTAATGAGTGAAATTGGTTAAATTCTAATCTAATTCTCAACTTTAAtcctaaattgacacccttagtgaAATCGATACTTTCCACGTAAATTTATTCTAAAAGGACACGGGacctaaatatttttttcttggggatCAAGGGCTTGCCTTGGTGATTGCCATTTCTCCCTTAAAAGAGTGCTTCAAGGACTTGACCAGTGAATCAAGTTGCCTTGATAGCATCTAAACCTTTGTGGGTCCCTTGTATAGTTAAATGACTCTAAAACAACGTCATGGGCTAATTATTGTACAATCCACGTGATACAAATTGCTATGAGCTACTTTCATTAAATACTCATATGCATctctcgaaaaaaaaaaaatggtactcACATGGTTGCTAGTTCAGTTGATTAAGGTGTAGCCAGCAACCATCATCATAGCATATCTAGAGTTTGAGTACCACCCCACACCCACACGGCCAgacccaaacccccccccccccccccccccccccNNNNNNNNNNNNNNNNNNNNccccaaaaaaaaaaaaaattcatttcccTTCCTTGAGTTGGGACGCCACCCCGGCTGCCATCTTAGTTGGCCTATGAGCCCTTCATAGGAATtgtccaaaaaattaaaattgtttcaGTTGAGCCACATGTCACAAATAGCACGTGCTAATTATTGTATGGTCCATGTCATAGGTATGCCAACCCAGCTATCTGCCCAACTCCTAATTGTGATTAAGCCACCTTGGTTCTTTCGGTACATGAATAAATGTTTTGCAACTAAACACACTCAATTGTTCATCTGTGACTCGTAGACATCTTTTCTGGTTCACATATTTGGATGTTTGTCAACTGTTTCTTTTGTGATTAAAAGCTCTTTCAGATAGAAATATCAAGTTCATGTAACGTTTTCACTAGAAAAAAAAGTGGGGAATTGTCAAAATGGCATGGCTGGCCCAAGAGCTATAAATGGTAAGAGAACTTGTTTTCCAACTAGTTCAAGTACATGTAACGATACAAAGGTTTCTTCCTCAGTTCCCCTCATTTGTCTATTCTCAGATTACAGACACCACCCAAGATCATTTAACAAAACGAATGAATGCTCAACATCCCCTTAGTGATGGCACTACACAGAATCCCAACTCATTCCTGGGATGGCCTcgactcaactcaactcaactcgaCTCCACTTCAGCTTCTGCTTTCTGAGATCAGAGGCACTTCTCCATCTACCTTTTTCTAACAAAAATCATGTAACCTTCTCTATAAGAGATCCTATAAAAAACGAAAAGAAACGTACCTGACAACTTGGGAGAGGATCCACCCATTCATTATCAACATTTCATTCTTCTCCTTGTGAATGACCCATTCACTACTCACACTTGATGGACCGGTATATGTGACGGACGAAAAGCAAGGAGGCACGGAAACCCACTGTCCCAAGCATAAGGAAGAAGCCATAACAGATGCAAGCCATGTACCCAAAGAAGAATGACGTTTGCATGAAACCAGACATATCTGATCGTGCATAATAGTAGTACAGGCAGTATCCGTAGATAAATAAACCAGTTGATCCTCCACAGAGAAAAGCCCTGCGGTAAACCAAAGCACAATGATTGTTGTATAGAAGTAAAAGAACTGCAAGTTACAATGGAAGCATAGTATGCTTCACAAAGACAAACTGGATGAAAATAAGGGGCAAGGGGGTAGTTAGATGACATTcaaaaactgttttttttttttctgttttggaaTATAGGAAAACAATTTTATGGTGAAACATAAATAAGTCCTTTGTTTTGGAGAAATGCTATCAAATtctctgtttctggaaataTAAGTAAAATGTTCAAGTTTCTGTTTTTGACTCTCCCCTGTGATTTTTCTCACCCTCGACTTCCCCAACCAGTATGCAACTGAGGTCATTTGCACTTTGTGAAACAAAGTACATTCTTGCCCAGCGAATTCGGTGTTCGGTTTCTCTACTCGGTgggcacagagagagagaaggtgagGATAGTCAGCAAGTGAAAAAAGATGATCAGATGActgagaaagagaagggaagagtgGAATTATGAGTTTCTAGAAAGACGGAATTGCTACAGTGGGTACTCTCAAAATTGTTGATTGGATGGTGATTTGACAAACGGGAACAAATATGGAGGGAATGAAGACTGGACCATCTTTATGGACATATCAGGGATCAATGATGAGGGAAAAGAAAGCCCTGCTCAATATGTTTCTTAATAAAAgcgaaaatagaaaaacaaaatcaatcaaaaataGTTctgtttttttcaattaaacaataaaaacacTATCAAATGGGTCTAAAATTGACAGGCCAATATCTAACCCTTACACAGCTAATAAACATGTGGTACTACAGAAATGAAACTGAGCTAAACAGGAAATAAAAAGATGATCCATGCGCATCTATCAGTCCAACCACAAGCAAAAGCTTCAAAAACTGAGTGAGGCAAACCAAATGTAAATCACTCAATTAACAGCATCTATTTTCTGAGCTGAAGCAAAgtcagaaatggaaaaatgcTTCTAATCATTCAAAACTAACCTGCTCCTAACAACTATATTTCAGATAATCGCAGTTTTAGGAGCTCCACCTCAAGAATTAATGCAAAAGCAGATTGAACATAGCCAAATTTAGGGTGTAGAGATGATAAATAGCAAAAGTCAGACCAAATGAATTGACAATTCAGAAATTAAGAAATACAACATTAAGAATAATAATGCATGTTTCTTCCTAGACATCCGATAAGAGTAATCATGCACCACAAAAACCCACAACAGCACCTGTGAGAATTTATGAAGTTCAGAAGCTCTAAAAGAAGGGGAGGAGGTTATCTATCAAAAAATTATGGGAGGTGCAACGAAGGCTGAAAAAGGCATCCACTAAGATTAACAGCAAAAGATTAGAAAGGCCTTGGAGACACTGGGCAATGATAAAGACAAGTTCCGGCAAGAAGCAAATGAGGAACCAACCATTAAGATCAACTGCATCAAGCGACCTGATCACCCTTGCACATGTTAAACTAGTATACACAACCAACTAATTTTCCACTAAGGAAATGCCTGACTCTTTATGAGAGAAATTTAACAAGGGCTTCTACCACTTCTATCATTATGAGAAATTTGCtaccactttttttttggtagcatCAAAATTTGCTAACTCTTGGATAGCTTAAGGAAATGCCTGGCATTCTCACTGAGGGATTTatagaaatttttgaaaaactcaaaagtaCTCTAACTTTGTTAAATCCCAAGCTCAAGGCTAAAGGATATGCAATCAATTCTTTAGTCAAAGGCACTAGCACCTTCCAATGCTGTCTTATGTCACATCACCCAGATTAGAGAAGAATCAAAGTTTCATCTCCCCAGCAACAAAGAGCAGAAAGTGAATCTATGCTCCCTTTAATGATACGAGAGCATAAATAgattttgaagaaaagaaaagggccAAAAGGCATACGAAGTATAAAGTTACGAGACAAAAGGCTCATTAGGGGGGAAGAATAACTGTCCAAAATCACAGGAAAGTTCTgtatttcctttttcctttttcctttttgcttttctttataGGAGTTCATAGTAAAGTAGCAGCCTAGAAAATTTGCATCCTTATCACAGAATACAGGAAAAAGAAACATGAGTACTTCAGTCCCATCAAACATCAATCCTATCCAATTACTAAACTCCGCAAGCAAATATCCTCAAAAATCAAGTTATTCTCTTTCCATACTTCACCAACATAACATAAACCAATTCAATCGACATGGAATCTAACAATAAGTGTCACCAGCCCCAAAGCATAACCTTCGTGTGCTCAAACATACACTACTTGGTTGACCATTTAAACATAAGTTCACCAAAAGAGAAATCATGTCACACTCTACTGCATTCACCCAGCATGTTAATTACAGCATTGACACTACATATCAGTTGTAATGAAAAGTGGATATATTTCAATCTCCAACATCACATGCATTGCATTGACTTTATTAAACCCCTCTTATACCACATCagataaagaaaatgaaaaccaGCACAAGAATAATGTCTGTATCAACCAGATGAGAGAAGCTCTATCCAACATATATTGCTTAAAACATAAgggggtgtacccagtgcatgaggctcccgccattgcaaggtctggggagggtcataatgtacatagccttatgccCGCTTCGTGGAGAGGCTATTTCCTAACTCAAACCCATGatcacttggtcacaatggaacaACCTCACAATTACACCAAGGTCCACCCTGCCCAGAACACTTGCTTAATGTTTAAAACAATAAAACAttaaagtgtgtgtgtgtgtgtgtgtgtgagtctctatcaatatatatatatagataataCATGTTAGGATGATCAAATAATAACAAGAAAAACAGAGTGAACTAGGAGATGTATTTTTCAGGAATGATTCAACAAGTTACCTACAAAGGCAAGTAAACAGAGGAAAAGAATACTGCATACCTCCACCACCACTCATGGTCTTCAGCAGCAAGTTGAAAGTATGTCAATGCCACAGTAATGAAAGCGGTGACAATTAGAAGAATTATGAAAACAATGAACAGGATGCTGTAAATGGTGTAAATCCTGTGACCCCACACACTGGCAAATATGTAGTAAAGCTCGATGTAGATAGCACTGAAAGGCAAGAAACCTGCCATTGCCATCTGAGGAAGAGTTCCCCGGTACCAAGGTAATGGTGGAATTTCCCTGGGATATTTTGTTGTGCGGCAAGGAGCTTGGAACTCAGCCTTGCTGTTTTTGCCGGCAATCCCACCCAATACAAGTAAAGGTGATGTCACTAATGTCCATATAAGAACTATTACCACAATGGTGCCAAATGGCAGCGCTGCTGTGGCACTGTAAACAATTGCAACAGTGTTAAGGAAGCAGAACGTGAGGAAAAGAGGCCCACAAAAGAGGCATCCAGTCAACAACAGATTCCTCACCTGACAAGAAAAAGGTTGGAGAACCTGATCAGTATGGCAGATAGAAGGTTGTAAGGTTCaaagccccaaaaaaaaaatccagaaattaTCAGTGATGTCATAATACCCAATTTGTTCCTTCAAGTTGGCAATAGAAAGACGTGCAAATATATCCAGCAATCCCTGATGTAAGTGCATATATGACAACCAGCGCAGTGAATAGGGCTCCCCGGTTGTATGGATAAAATACCCCAACAAGTGCaaggagaaaaatgaaaatggttCTGGAGAAACACGCACAAAAACAGGTAGGCAGTAGAATTAACGAATGATCACTAAGCACCATCATTTCAAACTAAACAGGTTAAACAAGGCACATACAGGGTAAATAACTGTGAGCCACAACCAAGGGCAGCCGCAAACAAAGACTTATGCTTAGGAAACCGGAACACATCACCATGAATGTACTTCCATCCAGTCTCCTCTTGGTCATCAGCTGATTCTTCATCATGAGCATACCTTTAACAGATAGAAGTTAATTAAGTAAATCACTGACCAAGAAATTGCAACCCAGCAATCAACTTATAAGAAGATTCATACAGAAACAGAAATAGCTAGGAAAGATTTCTTACTTAACAAAATCATTCTTAAGTACTCGCATGAGAATGGTCGCAAGAAACCCAGTTAGGAGAAGCACCGTAACACATGAGTTAATAATAGAAAACCAATGGATTTCCAAGTGATGAGGCAGTGCAGAAGACGACGAATATTTATCCATCCTCTTCTCAAAAGGAATAGTAGTTTCCTTCCATTTCACAGAGTACATGAATTCCACTTCAACTTCCTTGTCCTCGGTGAGATCCACCAAGGCATGTGGATCAGTTCGGACATTAATTTCGATGACACGGTCCTTGTTGTAAGAAATGTCAAAATGAATGTGCTTATAAAGGTAATACTTGTAGTCACTGGGGTCAGTCTTGCCCTCCTTGTCAACCTTTCCAATGAAACCCCAGATCGGCAAATCATCATAGTACATCTGGAAATAGTAGTCCTTAGTGACCGCATTTCGGAACACAGCAGCATCTTCTTTTGACAGCTTCTTTCTGCAAACTACTTCAGAATCTCTGTCAGCCAGGAACTCGAGCTTGTAGGGAGCGCTGACCAAACGATCTCCGTTTAAGACTTCACCAAGAGCTTCTTTCTTCTCCGTCACATGAGCTGCAATTGAGATCCAATCAGTAACGAACTTCCACATTGAATACTCGAGAAACAAGTAAAGTAAAACGCACCTGGGGAACAGAATGGAAGATCGAAATACCGATACGTTTCGCTGAAATCAGAAGCAGAGTCGACCAGATCAGGCCATGATAAGTTCAAAGGAtagatttttaattaaaaaaaataaaaagcgtaAGAAAAAGAATTTCCTCTCCAATGTAAACATCTAACAGATCAAAATCCTCGGAAATTAGAGAGAGGACGTCTGAAATTATCAGCCATTTCGCAAATTTGCACAAGCCCATTATATTTCCTCAATTTCTAATACCGATAAAGAAATAGAGGAATTCACCCAGGAATAGTCAAAGACCAAAAACAGCAGCGAAttcaaaagaagaataaaggtCTCTATCCATCAAAAGCCCTATTTAAACCACCCAGATCCAAATTCAAGACCCCCAAATCTACACCCCACAAACAAATTCAACCTCCATCCCTTCCAAACCAAAATTGCACAAATAATTCAGAAAACAACAAAATCAAGTCAACCCCAAGCATCAAGAAccctataaccaaaaaaaagaagaaaacccaaaagatCAAGAACCAATCAACACAAACCAACGGGAACCAAACAACCAATTGGTCAAAACGtcacaaagaaaagaaattgatgAGTGAACTGATCTATTTACCTGGGATTATGAAACGGGCCAACCTTGTTTGCATACAGAGGCACTTGATCTCCGGCCTTGTAGCGATGGTCAGAACCATCCGACCTGACATGGCTTCCATAACAGAGAATCAAAACAGTAACTACAACAAAGGTAGCCATTAACTTCCCCATTTCCTCTTGGTTCTTACCGAAGAAgcgaagagagagagcaaatgaacAAAGACAGAGAGCAGCTCAGTCACAGGGATCCAGAGATTTGAGTGCTTTATGAAGGGCTTTTGAAGAACCCCCTCAAGAATTGTGCACTAATCCTCACTGACACAGATGGACTGCGCGACGCTTACCTATTGCACCTTTGCTATGGACCCACAAAATAGACTTCCTATCTATTGATTTAAGCAATCCTAACTGTCCGATTTTTCTAAATCTTCAAAAGATCAAATTATAAACCAGTGGATCCTACAGACTATTAAACGTCAGATTGGTATCAGATATTGCTAATGTAAATCTAAAGTTAGAGTGGAGCACTTCACCGACATTTCCCCGATCGTGTAAGCTCGTATTGGCAGGACTCCCACCACCGATTCACCAACATTTCCCCTTAAACCATTAGAGGTTAAAAAATTCCAGTTATATGATTGTAAGTTGGGATCCACGATGGTTATTACG is a window from the Macadamia integrifolia cultivar HAES 741 chromosome 5, SCU_Mint_v3, whole genome shotgun sequence genome containing:
- the LOC122080318 gene encoding D-galacturonate reductase-like; its protein translation is MGSIPEISLGSTDPGIPSLGMGTAEYPFNASETMKSAILKAIKLGYRRFDSAAPYKSEQPLGETINEAQSLGFIKSRDELFITSKPWCSNTHHEKLREGYICIVCFYKVAMNQVWQQKKLREFCKEKGMHITAYFGALTELWVCEVLKEIADQEENCCSGDILLSFTDFSI
- the LOC122079525 gene encoding transmembrane 9 superfamily member 3-like, with translation MGKLMATFVVVTVLILCYGSHVRSDGSDHRYKAGDQVPLYANKVGPFHNPSETYRYFDLPFCSPAHVTEKKEALGEVLNGDRLVSAPYKLEFLADRDSEVVCRKKLSKEDAAVFRNAVTKDYYFQMYYDDLPIWGFIGKVDKEGKTDPSDYKYYLYKHIHFDISYNKDRVIEINVRTDPHALVDLTEDKEVEVEFMYSVKWKETTIPFEKRMDKYSSSSALPHHLEIHWFSIINSCVTVLLLTGFLATILMRVLKNDFVKYAHDEESADDQEETGWKYIHGDVFRFPKHKSLFAAALGCGSQLFTLTIFIFLLALVGVFYPYNRGALFTALVVIYALTSGIAGYICTSFYCQLEGTNWVRNLLLTGCLFCGPLFLTFCFLNTVAIVYSATAALPFGTIVVIVLIWTLVTSPLLVLGGIAGKNSKAEFQAPCRTTKYPREIPPLPWYRGTLPQMAMAGFLPFSAIYIELYYIFASVWGHRIYTIYSILFIVFIILLIVTAFITVALTYFQLAAEDHEWWWRAFLCGGSTGLFIYGYCLYYYYARSDMSGFMQTSFFFGYMACICYGFFLMLGTVGFRASLLFVRHIYRSIKCE